The nucleotide sequence GGCTCGGCGGCGAGCATCGCCGGCCTGCTCAAGATGCACCGCGCGGGCCGCGTCCCGGCCGACGCCACCGTCGTGTGCACCGTCACCGGGCACGGCCTCAAGGACCCCCAGTGGGCCCTGCGCTCGGCCGACGGCGGCGACGTCGAGCCGGTCCGCGTGCCCGTCGACGCCTACTCGGTCGCGGCCGCGCTCGGCCTCGAGGGGTGACGTGAGCGCGCTGCGACCCGGTGCGGCCGTCGACGTCCGCGTCCCGGCGAGCAGCGCCAACCTCGGCCCCGGCTTCGACTCCGTGGGCTGCGCCCTCGGCGTCTGGGACCGCTGCCGCGCGACCGTGACGGACGCGCCCGGCCTCGTCGTCGTCGTCGAGGGGGAGGGCTCGGGCGCCGTCCCGCTCGACGAGACCCACCTCGTCCACCGCGCGATGCGCACGGCGTGGGCCGAGGCGGGCGTCGAGGCGCCGGCCGGCCTGCGGCTGGAGTGCGTCAACGCCGTCCCGCACGGCCGCGGGATGGGCTCGTCCGCGACGGCCATCGTCACCGGGATCGTCGCCGCGCTCGCCCTGGCCTCGGTCTCGCGCGGCGACGGGGGAGCGGTCGACCTGGCGGCGGCCAACTCGCTGGCCGCCCGCCTCGAGGGCCACCCCGACAACGCCTCCGCCAGCGTCTACGGCGGGGCGACGCTGTCGTTCACCGAGCCGGAGGGGACGACGACGGTGCGCCTGCCCGTGCACCCCGACGTCGCCCCGGTGCTCTTCGCCCCGGACACCCAGCTCTCGACCGCCCGCGCCCGCTCGGTGCTGCCGCAGCAGGTGCGCCTGGCCGACGCCGCCGCCAACTCCGCGCGCGCCGCCCTCCTCGTCCACGCCCTGCGCGACGCGCCGGACCTCCTCGTGGAGGCCACCCGCGACTGGCTGCACCAGGAGGCGAGGCGGCCGTCCTACGCCGCGTCGATGGCACTCGTCGACGCCCTGCGCGCCGACGGCCACGCCGCCGCGATCTCCGGCGCCGGGCCGTCGGTGCTCGTCCTGGCCCGGCGCGAGCGGCTCGAGCGGGTCCGGGGCTTCGGCCCCGCCGGATGGCGCGTGCTGACCCCCGGCATCCCCGCCGAGGGGGCCGCCGTCGAGGTCGTCGGCGGCGCCTGACCTGCGACGACACCGTTCGGGCCGGGCCCGGTGGATGCGGCCGCCGCCCTCGGGGCACGGTGGTACTGTGGGCGCAGCGATCGCCGCCGATGCCGGGTCCTGACACCCGATGCCTGCAGCCGACCGCCCTCCCACGCCCCCGGGGCACAGAGAACGCAGCCTGTCCGGCTGCCCGCTCGGGCGTGGCCCCTTCCACCCAGACCGGCTCATCGTGCCGGTCCACGAGCGAGGGAAAGGATCCTTCGTGTCAGACACCACCACCCTCGAGGCGTCGGCGTCCGCCGGCGGTCAGCGCCGGTCCGGCGCCCTGTCGGCCATGCGGCTCGCCGAGCTGCAGGGACTCGCCTCGAGCATGGGCATCGGCGGCACCGCCAAGATGCGCAAGGGTGACCTCGTCACCGCCATCCGTGCCCGCCAGAACGGCGAGAGCGGACCCGCCGCCACCGCGCCCGCCTCCACCGCGCCCAGCGCCGCAGCGGCGGCCACCACCACCGAGGCTCCGGCCGTGCGCCGCTCCCGGCGCGCCGAGGCGCCCGTCGGCCGCGCGGAGGCCCCGGCCACCACGCCGCCGGCCGCCGAGCGTGCGCCCGAGCAGGCTCCGGCCCTCGAGCGGGCCGAGCGCGAGCAGGTGCGCGAGCGCGGCGACCGCGAGCAGACCCGTGAGCGGGGCGAGCGCGAGCAGACCCGACGGGAGCGCCCCGAGCGCGGCGAGCAGCAGCGCGAGCGCGGCGACCGCGAGCAGCAGGGCCGTGAGCGCGGCGAGCAGCAGCGTGACCGCGGCGAGCGCGAGCAGCAGGGGCGCGACCGCGACCAGCAGCGCGACGAGCGCGAGCAGCCCCGCGGCGACCGTGGCGCGGGCGAGCAGCAGCACCGCGACGACGACGACCTCGACGGTCGTGGCCGCCGCCGTCGCAACCGGGGCCGCAACCGCGACAAGCGCACCCGCCAGCCCGGTGACGCCCCCGAGCCCCGCTCCGAGGGCGGCAGCGAGCCCCAGATCCACGACGACGACGTCCTCGTGCCGGTCGCGGGCATCCTCGACATCCTCGACAGCTACGCCTTCGTCCGCACGACGGGCTACCTGCCGGGCAGCAGCGACGTCTACGTCCCGATGCAGATGGTCAAGCGCTATGGCCTGCGCAAGGGCGACGCCGTGACCGGCTCGATCAGGGCCGTCCGCGAGGGCGAGGAGGCGCAGCAGCACACCGTCGGCTCGCGCAACAACCGGCAGAAGTACACGCCGCTCGCGCGCCTCGACACCGTCAACGCGATGACGCCCGAGGACGCCCGCCGGCGCCCCGAGTTCGGCAAGCTGACGCCGCTCTACCCGCAGGACCGCCTGCGCCTGGAGACCGAGCAGCACCAGCTGACGACGCGGATCATCGACCTCGTCGCCCCGATCGGCAAGGGCCAGCGGGGGCTCATCGTCGCCCCGGCCAAGGCCGGCAAGACGATGGTCATGCAGGCCCTCGCCAACGCGATCACGACGAACAACCCCGAGTGCCACCTCATGGTCGTCCTCGTCGACGAGCGCCCCGAGGAGGTCACCGACATGCAGCGCGCCGTCAAGGGTGAGGTCATCGCCTCGACCTTCGACCGGCCCGCCGACGACCACACGACGGTCGCCGAGCTCGCCATCGAGCGGGCCAAGCGCCTCGTCGAGATGGGTCACGACGTCGTCGTGCTCCTCGACTCGATCACCAAGCTCGGGCGCGCCTACAACCTCGCCGCCCCGGCGAGCGGCCGGATCCTCTCCGGCGGTGTCGACTCGGCGGCGCTCTACCCGCCGAAGAAGTTCTTCGGCGCCGCGCGCAACATCGAGGACGGCGGCTCGCTGACCATCCTCGCGACGGCGCTCGTCGAGACCGGCTCGCGGATGGACGAGGTGATCTTCGAGGAGTTCAAGGGCACCGGCAACATGGAGCTCAAGCTCGACCGCCAGCTCGCCAACCGCCGCATCTTCCCCGCGGTCGACGTCAACAACTCGGGCACGCGTCGCGAGGAGATCCTCCTCGCCCCCGACGAGCTGAAGATCATGTGGAAGCTGCGCCGGGTCCTCGCCGCGCTCGACAGCCAGCAGGGCATCGAGCTGCTCCTGGACCGGCTGAAGAAGACCAAGACGAACTACGAGTTCCTCGTCTCGGTCCAGCAGACGAGCTCGATGAAGCCCGAGGACGAGGACGCCTGAGGCGCCGACCCCTCGTCCGACCGCCCCGGTCACGCCCCCGCGTGGCCGGGGCGTCGTCGTCGGCCGGGATCGCTCAGCGCACCGGCCCGAGCGCGAGCCGGCGGCGCAGCTCGGCCCGCCCGGCGGCGTCGTCCGGCAGGTCCCACCACGACTCGACCCACCACGTCGCGCCGGCCTCGGCCCAGGCCTGCACCGGGGGCCGGGCGTCGCCGAACGACCCGTGGGAGTCGCCCTCGACGACGACGTCGTAGCCCTCCATCGACAGGCCGTCGGCGGCGCGCAGGTCGCTGACCCGGGCCACGACCTCGCGCAGCGCGTCGTGGGTCAGGCGCGAGCCGGGGTCCTCGAGGCTGCCGCCGGCCACCGCGGGCAGGATGCCCTGCCACCGCGCGGCCCGCTCGAGCGAGCGCTGGCGTTCGCGCCCGGGCCGGTAGGCGCCGACGCACCAGACCGGCGGGTGGGGACGCTGCACCGGTGGGGGAGGGACGAGCTCGGTGACGGGCGCAGCCGACCAGTGCACGCCCCGGTGCTCGAAGGGCTGCCCGCCCAGGAGGCCGGCGAAGACCGCCAGCCCCTCGTCGAGCTTCGCGGCGCGGGTGGCCCGCCCCTCGTCGGGCTCGAAGGCGAGCCAGTTGCCGTGCAGCGCCCCGAGCCCCACCCCGAGCGTCACGCGCCCCGCGGAGAGCCGGTCGACGGACGCCACCCGCGAGGCGAGGTCCCAGGGCCGGTAGCGCGAGGCGGGCGTGACGACGGTGCCGAGGCGGATGCGCTCGGTGACCATCGCCGCGGCGGCCAGGGTCGCCCAGGCGTCCTGGCCCCACACCGCCTCCCACGTGAAGACCTGGTCCCACCCGGCGTCCTCCGCGACGCGGGCGAGGTCGGCGAACTCGCGCTCGGTGGCCCACGGGACGACGGCTCCGTACCTCATCCGCCCGACGGTAGCGGCGGGGCCCGACGGTCGCCCGCCGACGATGACCGGTCGAGGGGGTCATCGGGTGAACGGCCCGACCTGGCGCCGAGGGCTGGACCGACCCCGGGGGCGGGTCCCTAGCGTGGCGGCATCCCCCGAGGGAGACGAAGGAGCACCCGATGTCCGCCCAGCCCAGCACCCCGACCCTGACCGAGGCCCCCGACCTCGGCGCGCTGCTCGTCGACGCCGTGACGGTCGTCGCGGCCGCCGCGTGCCGTCGCTCCCTCCTGTTCACCGTCGACCTCGACGACGAGCCCCTCGACCTCGCGCTGCCCTCGGCCGCGTGGCACGACCTTGTCGTGTCGGTCCTCGCCCGCGCCGTCGCCACGCTCCCGCCCGGCACCGAGGTGGCGCTGTCCCTGACCCGGCGGGCGGGGCTGCTCACCCTGCGGCTGAGCGACACCGGCCCCGGTGTCGCCCCGGCGGCGTCCGACGGGGGCATCACCCGTGAGGCCGTCGAGGCGCTCGGCGGCGGCCTCGAGGTGACGGCCGTCGCGGGCGTCGGCAACGTCGTCGGGCTGACCTGGTCCGGGGGCGCCCGCGGACGGCACCTCACCGCCGTCTGACGCGCACCCGGCGCCCGACCGACGGCCGGGAATGCCCCCGCCGCCCGCACCGTTGAGGAGGGTGGTCGAGCGTGGAGGGCCGCCGGTTGGGAGACGGTGACCTGCTCTGGCACACTTGACCGCTGGACCGGTTCACGGCACAGACGCGTTTCCTGAGCGGCCTCTCACGAGGGCCGCAGTCGGGGCGCCCAGGGGTGACCAGCAGAGTGCTGGGCCCGCCGACCCGGAGACATCCGAGGAGACATCGTGAAGAAGGACATCCACCCCACGTACGTGGAGACCACCGTCACCTGCACGTGTGGCAACACGTTCACCACCCACAGCACCGCGACGAGCGGCGCCATCCACGCCGACGTCTGCAGCGCCTGCCACCCGTTCTACACGGGCAAGCAGAAGATCCTCGACACCGGCGGCCGCGTGGCCCGCTTCGAGGCCCGCTACGGCAAGAAGACCGCCAAGTAGCACCCACGACGCGCCGGCCCACCCCTCGGGGTGGGCCGGCGCGTCCGTGTTACCCCCCGTCGTCGCCCCAGGAGGTCCACCGTGCTCGAGTCCGCCGAGGTGCTCGTCGCCGAGCACGCCGAGCTCGAGCGCGCGATGGGCGACCCCGCCGTCGCCTCCGACCCCGACCGCCTGCGCGAGGCCAACCAGCGCTACGCCGCGCTCGGGCCGGTCGTCGCCGCGCACCGGGCCTGGCGCGCCGCCCACGACGACCTCGGGGCGGCCCGCGAGCTCGCGGGCGAGGACCCGGCCTTCGCCGAGGAGCTGCCCGCGCTGCAGGAGGCCCTCGACGCCGCGGAGGACCGCCTGCGCCGCCTGCTCGTCCCGCGCGACCCGGAGGACGACCGTGACGTCATCCTCGAGGTCAAGGCGGGGGAGGGCGGCGAGGAGTCGGCCCTGTTCGCCGGCGACCTGCTGCGGATGTACCTGCGCCACGCGGAGCGCCGCGGCTGGCGCACCGAGGTCCTCGACGCCACCGAGTCCGACCTCGGCGGCTACAAGGACGTGCGCGTCTCGGTGAAGTCACGTGGCGCCGCGGTGCCCGGCGAGGCCCCCTGGGCCCGGCTCAAGTACGAGGGCGGGGTGCACCGGGTGCAGCGCGTGCCGGTCACCGAGAGCCAGGGCCGCATCCACACCTCCGCGGCCGGCGTCTGGGTCATGCCGGAGGTCGAGGAGGTCGAGGTGACCATCGACGCCAGCGACCTGCGCATCGACGTCTTCCGCAGCAGCGGCCCGGGCGGGCAGAGCGTCAACACGACCGACTCCGCCGTCCGGATCACGCACCTGCCGACCGGGCTCGTCGTGTCGTGCCAGAACGAGAAGAGCCAGCTGCAGAACCGCGAGGCCGCGCTGCGCGTCCTGCGCGCCCGCCTGCACCAGCTGGCGATGGACGAGCGCCACGCGGCCGAGTCCGACGCCCGCGCGAGCCAGGTCCGCACGGTCGACCGCAGCGAGCGGATCCGCACCTACAACTACCCCGAGAACCGGATCAGCGACCACCGCACCGGCTACAAGGCCTACCACCTCGACGCGGTGCTCGACGGCGACCTCGACCCCGTCGTGCAGTCCGCGGTCGACGCCGACGAGGCCGCGAAGCTCGCGGCCATCTCGGACCGATGACGACGACCGACGCCCTCCTGGCGCGGGGGCGGACCGCGCTCTCCGGGGCGGGGGTCGGCTCGCCGGACGCCGACGCCGTCGAGCTCCTCTCGCACGTCCTCGGCGTCGACCACGGCGAGGTGCGGATGCGGGGCATCCTGCGCACCCCGGTCGTCGAGCGGGACGCGGCGCGGTTCGACGACCTCGTCGAGGACCGGTGCGCGCGGGTCCCGCTGCAGCACCTCACGGGCCGCGCGTACTTCCGGCACCTGACCCTCGCCGTCGGGTCCGGGGTCTTCGTGCCGCGCCCCGAGACCGAGCTGACCGCGGGCCACGCGATCGAGGCCGCGCGGGCCGCGGGCGAGGCGCCCGTGGTCGTCGACCTGTGCACGGGGTCGGGCGCCATCGCCCTCGCCGTCGCCGACGAGGTGCCCGGCGCCCGCGTCCACGCCGTCGAGCTCGGGCCGCCGGCCCACGCCTGGGCGGCGCAGAACGTCGAGCGCCTCGGCCTGCCCGTCGACCTGCGGCTCGGGGACGCCACGACCGCCTTCGAGGACCTCGAGGCCGCGGTCGACGTCGTCGTGAGCAACCCGCCGTACATCCCCGACGGCGCCGTGCCGGTCGACCCCGAGGTGCGCGACCACGACCCGGCGCTCGCCCTCTACGGCCGCTCGGCCGACGGGCTCGCCGTGCCGCTGGCCGTCGCCCGCCGGGCCGCGGCGCTCCTGCGCGAGGGCGGGGTGCTCGTCATGGAGCACGCCGACGAGCAGGGCGAGAGCCTGCCGACGGCGCTGCGCGCGACGGGGGAGTGGCGCGACGTCGTCGACCACCGCGACCTCGCCGGGCGGCCGCGCACCACGGTGGCCGTGCGCGCCGGGCGCGCCTGAGCCCTCCGCGTCCGCGGGGGAGCGGCGCCCTAGGCTGGGGCCCATGAGCCCGGTCTTCGACTGCACCACCGAGGCGGGGCGCGCCGACGCCCTCCCCAAGGTCGCCGAGGGCGTCCGCAACGGCCGCCTCGTCGTCCTGCCCACCGACACCGTCTACGGCATCGGCGCCGACGCGTTCTCGCCGGAGGCCGTCCGCGACCTCCTCGACGCCAAGGGGCGCGGCACCGACATGCCCCCGCCGGTGCTCGTCCCCGAGCCGCGCACCCTCGAGGGCCTGGCCACCGAGGTGCCCGAGTACGCCCGCGCGCTCGTCGCCGAGTTCTGGCCCGGCCCGCTGACCGTCGTGCTGCGCGCCCAGCCCTCCCTCGCCTGGGACCTCGGCGAGACCGGCGGCACCGTCGCGCTGCGGATGCCCGACGACGAGGTCGCCCTCGCGCTGCTGCGCGAGGTCGGGCCGATGGCGGTCAGCAGCGCCAACCGACACGGCTACCCCTCGAGCCGCACGGTGGTCGAGGCCGCCACGCAGCTCGGCGCCAGCGTCGAGTTCTACCTCGACGGGGGCCCCAGCACCGGCGGCCTGGCGTCGACGATCGTCGACTGCACCCGCGACGAGCCGGCCATCCTGCGGCTCGGCGCGCTGTCGGAGGAGGCCGTCATGGCCGTCGTCGAGCGCTCGCGCGCCGACGCCCTAGAGTTGTCGGGCGCCGAGCCCGGCGCGAGCAGCCAGGACGAGCCGCGGGAGAGCACCGACGATGAGTGACACGTTCTACGGATCCGACTTCGACGCCCTCTCGGCGTTCGACCCCGAGATCGCCTCCGTCCTCACCGGTGAGCTCGACCGGCTCCGTGGCGGCCTGCAGCTCATCGCCAGCGAGAACCTCTCCAGCCCCGAGGTCCTCACCGCCCTCGGCTCGACGCTGTCGAACAAGTACGCCGAGGGCTACCCGGGCCGGCGCTACTACGGCGGCTGCTCCGAGGTCGACAAGGCCGAGTCGCTCGCCATCGAGCGGGCCAAGTCCCTCTTCGGCGCCGACCACGCCAACGTCCAGCCGCACTCGGGGGCCAGCGCGAACCAGGCCGTCTACGGCGCGTTCCTCAAGCCCGGCGAGACCATCCTCGCGATGAGCCTCCCGCACGGTGGCCACCTGACCCACGGCACGAAGGTCTCCTTCTCCGGCAAGTGGTTCGACGCCGTCCACTACGGCGTCGACAAGGACACCGAGGACATCGACTACGACGAGGTCGAGCGCCTCGCCAAGGAGCACCGCCCCAAGGTCCTCCTCGCCGGTGGCTCCGCCATCCCGCGCACGATCGACTTCGCGCGCTTCCGGGCCATCGCCGACGAGGTCGGCGCGATCTTCTGGGTCGACGCCGCGCACTTCATCGGCCTCGTCGCCGGGCAGGCCATCGAGAGCCCGGTCCCGCACGCCGACGTCGTGTCGTTCACGACGCACAAGGTCCTGCGCGGTCCGCGCTCGGGCGCCATCGTCTGCCGGGCGGAGCACGCGGCCGCCATCGACAAGGCCGTCTTCCCGATGATGCAGGGCGGCCCGCAGATGCACACGATCGCCGCGAAGGCCGTGAACTTCAAGGAGTGCGCGACCCCCGAGTACGCCGACTACACGCGCCGGGTCATCGCCAACGCGAAGGTCCTCGCGCAGGCGCTCGGCGAGCACGGCATCCGCCCGACGACCGGCGGCACCGACACGCACCTGAGCCTGCACGACCTCCAGGGCGTGCACGTCACCGGCGTCGACGCCGAGGCGCGCAGCGACGCCGCGGGGATCACCCTCAACAAGAACGCGATCCCCTTCGACCCGCAGAAGCCGAACATCGCCTCGGGCATCCGCGTCGGCACCCCGTGCGTCACGACGCAGGGGATGGGCGAGGACGAGATGCGCACCATCGCGCGGCTCATCGCCCGGGCCGTGACCGAGGGCGACGCCGACCCGCAGCACGCGGTCTCGCGCGAGGTCCGCGCCGAGGTCACCGAGCTCGTGCAGGCCTTCCCGGCGTACCCCCGGCCGGCCTGAGGGCGCCGGAGCCGCCGCCCGTGACCGACCCGACCCCGGCCCCCGAACCGCGCCTGCTGACCCGGCTCAACCGCCGGGGCTTCCGGCTCGTCATGGTGCTCGACGCCGGGGCCGTCTTCCTGCTGTCGGTGCTGACGATGGTCTGGCGCTACGGCCTGCCGCCGTGGCCGACGTACCCGCTGGCGCTCTACGCCCTCTCCTTCGCGGTCTCCGCCGGGATCTTCCTCGTCGCGTTCTACTTCGGCGGGCTGTACGAGCGCGAGCCGCGGCTCGGGGGAGCGGCGGTGCTGCCCCGGGCGGCCCGCCTCTCGCTCGCGGCCGGCAGCTTCGTGGCGCTGCTCAACCTCGTGCTGTCGGCGCTGCTGCGCCAGCGCGGCTCGATCGTCGACCGGCCGCTGCCGTTCCCCATCACCAACCTCGTCGCGGTCATGGCCCTGGCGGGCATCGCCGTCGCGGTCAACCGGGCCGTCGTCCACTGGATGCGCACGCGGCGCGAGGGGCCGCCGCGCGTCGTGCTCGCCGGCCTCGCGACCGACATCGAGCTCGCCCGCCAGCACGTCGTGGCCAACCACTCGCCGCTCGAGGTCGTCGCCGAGGTCGACGACCCGCACGCCGTCGTCGAGACGGTGGCGGCCACGGGTGCCACCGACGTGCTGCTGCTGAGTGCCGGCTGGCTCGACCTCTGGTACCCGCGCACCATCGGCCGGCTCGACCAGCAGGACGTCACGGTCCTGCTGCGGGTGGGCGGCCGCGAGACGCTCTTCGGCCTGGACCGCCTGCGGGAGGTCGCCGGGCTGCCGTTCGTCCTCCTCATGCCGCAGACGATGGCCGCCTCGCAGCGGCACTTCAAGCGCCTGCTCGACCTCGTGCTCGTCGTCGTCACGGCGCCCGTCTGGCTCCTGCTCCTCGGGGGCGTGGCGCTGCACCAGCTCGCCGTCGCGGGCCGGCCGCTGCTCTACCGGCAGACGCGCGTCGGCGCCGGGGGAGAGACCTTCGAGATGGTGAAGTTCCGCACGATGCGGACCGACGCCGAGGTCGAGGGCGCGCAGCTGTCCACCGGCTCGGGGGACCCCCGGGTCATCCCGGCCTGCCGGTGGCTGCGGGCCACCCGGGCCGACGAGCTGCCGCAGATCCTCCACATCCTCACCGGCCGGATGTCGGTCGTCGGCCCGCGCCCGGAGCGCCCCGAGCTGACCGCGGGGTTCGAGCAGGAGATCGCGGGGTACACCCGTCGGCACGAGGTGCCGCCGGGCCTGACCGGGCTCGCGCAGATCCACGGCCGCTACCACACCGACGCCGAGTACAAGCTCGGCTACGACCTGCAGTACCTCGTCAACTGGTCGCCCGTCCTCGACCTCGAGATCATCGCGCGGACCATCTGGGTGGTCCTCGCGCGACGGGTCTGACCTGCGCTTTTGTCCTCACCGGGCGCTTGTGATAACTTTCACAAGCCGTCCCGGGAGAGCCATCTCCACCCCATCGACGACAAGGCCGATCACGGATGACCGACCCGCAGCCCAGCGCCGCACCGCACGCCGGTGCCCCCTTCGGAGCGATGCTCCGGGGCGCGCTGGTGCCGTCGGCGCTCGCCGGACTGCTGGCCGTCCTCGTCCTCGCCCTCGTGCGGGGGCCGGACGCCATCGCCGGGGGAGCCCTCGGGCTCGTGGTCTCGCTGGGCTTCTTCGCCTCCGGGATGTTCCTGCTCAGCCGGCTCGTGCGCGACGCCAACCCCACGGCGTTCTTCGCCGTCGCGATGGCCGTCTACCTGGGGCAGGTCTTCCTGCTCCTGCTCGTGATCATCGTCTTCAAGGACGCGTCGTGGGTCGACGGCCCCGCCCTCGGGATCGTCGCCTTCGTCGTCACGATCGTGTGGCAGGTCTTCGCGATGCGGGCCCTGCGCCGCGCGCGCGTGCCCGTCTACGACCTCCCGGACGGCCCGGAGGGACGCCCGTGAGCGCCCACCAGCCCGTCCGACCCGCCGTCGCGACCACCCGCGAGGGTCGGGTAGCGTACGTCCCGTTCCATCGGGCGCCCGTCGAGCGCGCCTGTGAATTCCCCGAGGAGAGGCTGTGAGCCCCAGCGTGGTTCCCGCACACTGGCTTCAGACCGGCGTCGCCGCCGCCGACGGTGAGGGCTTCGTCGCCCCGGGCCCGGAGAGCTTCTGGTGGCCCCTCATCGGTGGCGACACCAACAACTTCGCGCTGACCCGCCCGGCCTTCGTCGTCATCGTCTCGGTCGTCCTCATCGGCGCCTTCTTCCTGACGGTCGCCGGCAAGCTGTCGGTCGTCCCCGGCAAGCGGCAGTTCTACGCCGAGACCGTCTACGGCTTCGTGCGCAACAGCATCGGCCGCGACATCATCGGCGCGAAAGACTTCCGGCCCTTCATCCCGCTGCTGCTGACGCTGTTCACGATGATCCTGTTCAACAACGTCATGGGGATCTTCCCGTTCGTGCAGTTCCCCTCGTTCAGCCGCATCGCGTTCCCGATCGTGCTGACCCTCGTCGTGTACGTCGTCTACCACACCGTCGCGATCCGCCGGAAGCACGGCGTGCTGGGCTACCTCAAGTCGCTCGTGCCCCCGGGGCTGCCCCTGTGGCTGCGCCCGATCATGTTCGTCCTCGAGTTCCTCACGTACTTCATCATCCGGCCGCTGACGCTCGCCCTGCGACTGTTCGGCAACATGCTCGCCGGCCACCTGATGCTCCTCGTGTTCATCCTCGGGGGCGAGTACCTGCTGCTGCACGGCAGCAACATCGGCATCCAGGCGTCGGGCGTGCTCGGCATGGGCTTCGGTGTCGTCATGACCTTCTTCGAGCTCCTGGTGCAGTTCCTCCAGGCGTTCATCTTCACCCTCCTCGCGGCGCTGTACATCAGCGACGCGGTGAGCGAGCACCACTGATCCCCGGACCCGTCCGGTAGCACGACCACCCGAACAGATCACCGACGCCGGGACAGGCCCGGCGCCGTCCGAAAGGAAACGCAATGCTCACTGGTGACATCACCTACCTCGGCTACGGCCTCGCCGCCATCGGCCCCGGTATCGGTGTCGGTCTGATCTTCGCCGCGTACATCAACGGTGTGGCCCGCCAGCCCGAGGCCCGCGGCATGCTCCAGACCATCGCCTTCACCGGCATGGCGCTCACCGAGGCGCTCGCGATCCTCGGTCTCGTGTTCGTCTTCGTCTTCTCTGGCTGACGACGCACCGTCCGCACCAAGATCGTCCGTCCGACAGATAGGTAAGCGACGTGGTTCTCGCATCCGTGCAGACCGCCGAGGGAGTGGGCTGGCCCGCAGCCCTGCCCCTCCTGCC is from Arthrobacter sp. NEB 688 and encodes:
- the thrB gene encoding homoserine kinase: MSALRPGAAVDVRVPASSANLGPGFDSVGCALGVWDRCRATVTDAPGLVVVVEGEGSGAVPLDETHLVHRAMRTAWAEAGVEAPAGLRLECVNAVPHGRGMGSSATAIVTGIVAALALASVSRGDGGAVDLAAANSLAARLEGHPDNASASVYGGATLSFTEPEGTTTVRLPVHPDVAPVLFAPDTQLSTARARSVLPQQVRLADAAANSARAALLVHALRDAPDLLVEATRDWLHQEARRPSYAASMALVDALRADGHAAAISGAGPSVLVLARRERLERVRGFGPAGWRVLTPGIPAEGAAVEVVGGA
- the rho gene encoding transcription termination factor Rho; translation: MRLAELQGLASSMGIGGTAKMRKGDLVTAIRARQNGESGPAATAPASTAPSAAAAATTTEAPAVRRSRRAEAPVGRAEAPATTPPAAERAPEQAPALERAEREQVRERGDREQTRERGEREQTRRERPERGEQQRERGDREQQGRERGEQQRDRGEREQQGRDRDQQRDEREQPRGDRGAGEQQHRDDDDLDGRGRRRRNRGRNRDKRTRQPGDAPEPRSEGGSEPQIHDDDVLVPVAGILDILDSYAFVRTTGYLPGSSDVYVPMQMVKRYGLRKGDAVTGSIRAVREGEEAQQHTVGSRNNRQKYTPLARLDTVNAMTPEDARRRPEFGKLTPLYPQDRLRLETEQHQLTTRIIDLVAPIGKGQRGLIVAPAKAGKTMVMQALANAITTNNPECHLMVVLVDERPEEVTDMQRAVKGEVIASTFDRPADDHTTVAELAIERAKRLVEMGHDVVVLLDSITKLGRAYNLAAPASGRILSGGVDSAALYPPKKFFGAARNIEDGGSLTILATALVETGSRMDEVIFEEFKGTGNMELKLDRQLANRRIFPAVDVNNSGTRREEILLAPDELKIMWKLRRVLAALDSQQGIELLLDRLKKTKTNYEFLVSVQQTSSMKPEDEDA
- a CDS encoding LLM class flavin-dependent oxidoreductase, whose protein sequence is MRYGAVVPWATEREFADLARVAEDAGWDQVFTWEAVWGQDAWATLAAAAMVTERIRLGTVVTPASRYRPWDLASRVASVDRLSAGRVTLGVGLGALHGNWLAFEPDEGRATRAAKLDEGLAVFAGLLGGQPFEHRGVHWSAAPVTELVPPPPVQRPHPPVWCVGAYRPGRERQRSLERAARWQGILPAVAGGSLEDPGSRLTHDALREVVARVSDLRAADGLSMEGYDVVVEGDSHGSFGDARPPVQAWAEAGATWWVESWWDLPDDAAGRAELRRRLALGPVR
- a CDS encoding sensor histidine kinase; its protein translation is MSAQPSTPTLTEAPDLGALLVDAVTVVAAAACRRSLLFTVDLDDEPLDLALPSAAWHDLVVSVLARAVATLPPGTEVALSLTRRAGLLTLRLSDTGPGVAPAASDGGITREAVEALGGGLEVTAVAGVGNVVGLTWSGGARGRHLTAV
- the rpmE gene encoding 50S ribosomal protein L31, with protein sequence MKKDIHPTYVETTVTCTCGNTFTTHSTATSGAIHADVCSACHPFYTGKQKILDTGGRVARFEARYGKKTAK
- the prfA gene encoding peptide chain release factor 1, whose protein sequence is MLESAEVLVAEHAELERAMGDPAVASDPDRLREANQRYAALGPVVAAHRAWRAAHDDLGAARELAGEDPAFAEELPALQEALDAAEDRLRRLLVPRDPEDDRDVILEVKAGEGGEESALFAGDLLRMYLRHAERRGWRTEVLDATESDLGGYKDVRVSVKSRGAAVPGEAPWARLKYEGGVHRVQRVPVTESQGRIHTSAAGVWVMPEVEEVEVTIDASDLRIDVFRSSGPGGQSVNTTDSAVRITHLPTGLVVSCQNEKSQLQNREAALRVLRARLHQLAMDERHAAESDARASQVRTVDRSERIRTYNYPENRISDHRTGYKAYHLDAVLDGDLDPVVQSAVDADEAAKLAAISDR
- the prmC gene encoding peptide chain release factor N(5)-glutamine methyltransferase — translated: MTTTDALLARGRTALSGAGVGSPDADAVELLSHVLGVDHGEVRMRGILRTPVVERDAARFDDLVEDRCARVPLQHLTGRAYFRHLTLAVGSGVFVPRPETELTAGHAIEAARAAGEAPVVVDLCTGSGAIALAVADEVPGARVHAVELGPPAHAWAAQNVERLGLPVDLRLGDATTAFEDLEAAVDVVVSNPPYIPDGAVPVDPEVRDHDPALALYGRSADGLAVPLAVARRAAALLREGGVLVMEHADEQGESLPTALRATGEWRDVVDHRDLAGRPRTTVAVRAGRA
- a CDS encoding L-threonylcarbamoyladenylate synthase, which gives rise to MSPVFDCTTEAGRADALPKVAEGVRNGRLVVLPTDTVYGIGADAFSPEAVRDLLDAKGRGTDMPPPVLVPEPRTLEGLATEVPEYARALVAEFWPGPLTVVLRAQPSLAWDLGETGGTVALRMPDDEVALALLREVGPMAVSSANRHGYPSSRTVVEAATQLGASVEFYLDGGPSTGGLASTIVDCTRDEPAILRLGALSEEAVMAVVERSRADALELSGAEPGASSQDEPRESTDDE
- the glyA gene encoding serine hydroxymethyltransferase; the encoded protein is MSDTFYGSDFDALSAFDPEIASVLTGELDRLRGGLQLIASENLSSPEVLTALGSTLSNKYAEGYPGRRYYGGCSEVDKAESLAIERAKSLFGADHANVQPHSGASANQAVYGAFLKPGETILAMSLPHGGHLTHGTKVSFSGKWFDAVHYGVDKDTEDIDYDEVERLAKEHRPKVLLAGGSAIPRTIDFARFRAIADEVGAIFWVDAAHFIGLVAGQAIESPVPHADVVSFTTHKVLRGPRSGAIVCRAEHAAAIDKAVFPMMQGGPQMHTIAAKAVNFKECATPEYADYTRRVIANAKVLAQALGEHGIRPTTGGTDTHLSLHDLQGVHVTGVDAEARSDAAGITLNKNAIPFDPQKPNIASGIRVGTPCVTTQGMGEDEMRTIARLIARAVTEGDADPQHAVSREVRAEVTELVQAFPAYPRPA